The Mus pahari chromosome 22, PAHARI_EIJ_v1.1, whole genome shotgun sequence genome includes the window ctcaggtgggtgtctggctgtgggaagccacagaccccagcccactgggggggggggggaggcacaaGAGGCAGTCCAAAGTCTATGGGTATCtcggaggccagagataacaggttctccgTCTCgggcatataaataaaataaaatcaggggaCCCAATGCAATGTAGACCTATGTCGGCCCTGTGCTGTTTCCCCGCATATAAACCATGAGCTCATATGAACTTTGTTCAGCCGTTTTCCTGGCACCCTTCATTCCCCTCTGCCTCTTGGGGTCCCCTGAGCTCGGAGAGGGGGaacttgatggagacatcccatttagaccagtatgttccaaggtctctgtctgtcttgtctgtctcagtctgtccgtctctgtctctctctgcctagtGTCTGGCCATGGGTCACTACATTTGTTCCTATCTGCtataggaggaagcttctctgatgatcaCTGAGCAAGACACTAATCTATGAGTacaacagaatgtcattaggaggagtcattttattgtctttttttttttttaaagaacggTAGTATTTGACTTTACCCTAGGTTTCTGTgatatctagtctctggttcttggtcacctaagcagcatcaggcatgggttccatctcctGAAGTGGGCTCTAAGTCAAATCAGACaggctggtgtcttagttagggtttcattgctgtggagagacaccatgaccatggtaactcttattaaaaacaaacaaacaaacaaacaaaacatttaattggggctggagaggtttagtccattatcatggtgagaagcatggcagagtgcaggcagacatgacgCTAAAAAaggagctgagcgttctacatcttgatctgcaggcagcaggagactgtgtacTACACTGTGAATAGCTTGAGGATAGGAGACCCCAAAGCCagcccccatagtgacacacttcttccaacaaggccacatgtatTCTaggaaggccacacttcctagtattgccactccctatgggccaagcattcaaacgcaggagtctcgggggggggggggcattcctattcaaagCACAATTGGTTGCTTTCACAAACTGTGTCACCATTGCTCTCACATACTCTGCAGTCAGTACagcaaagggtttgtggctgggtcggtgtttacatttctttttggtAGCCTGAAGACACTAGAACATAGGGTGAAGGTTCTCTGTAGACCCCAGCTCaacctctccatgttcaatgagctgTGTGGGTGTTACCTTGAGCAATGGGGCCTGGCTATCAGTGTGTGGACAGCAAtctatagtcttggcaacagcctgggttgtttggagatTCCCGAGGCACCCTTTGTCTAACAGCTCAATTGGATGCACCCCAGTCCCAGTACTGAAAGTCTCATTTGATGGCAAGAGCTGACCGGGTGGGACTCCATCTCCTACATTATTTGGAGACCTTATTAAGATCACCATTATATATTTTAGGACGTTTCCTTTACACCAGGTTTCCATATCACCTCACAAATGCCCCTCTATTCTAGATGTCTCTCCCCACacgccctccccctgcccacctgACCCTCCCATTCCTGCCCACCTCACTCCTAGTCCACTCATATAATCTACTTAATCTCTCCCTCCCATGGAGATCCATGTGGCACCAGCACCCCAGTTCCTTCCTCTGTACCTAACATCTCcgggtctatggattgtatcttggttatcatttacttagtGGTTAATATCCGCATATAGGCcaatacataccatgtttgtaatacataccatgtttgtctttccttACCAGGGTCTGGGTTTCCAGAAAAGCTTTATTATTAATATACCATCAATACATAAAGCTCAACAGCCCCAGCCCCAATGAGGAAATTGAAAAAACATTCACAAAAAGACCCTACGCTAGGGAGTCAGAAATTTTGTGACATGCCATCGGTAACTCTGGAACCCAATTCTTGTACAAGAGGTTAGTTAAACTAATTCTTTTGTAAGAATCTGACACATACTTCCACCCCAATCCTTGGCTCCTTGAGTTGTACATAGACTTCAGCTTGACAGCCTTAGACAACCGCTTGAGCTTCACCTCATGCCtttcctcaaagaaccaaatCCTAATGTCTCCTTCTGTCAGTTTGAGTGCGTCAGCCGAGGCCTCCAGAGTCTCCTCCTTAGGGAGGTGGGCTTTCTTGAAGCGGCTTTTTAGCTTCTGGAACTGCTCATAGGTTAACCCAGATTTTGCATCCCAGCAGGACAAACTCAGAGTTGTCTCCATCTCAGTTACTTCTATCTTAGCTGCAGCTCACTTGAATTCAgttcttcagtttcatgatgtcattttttttttaagctgagaAATAAACactctactgtgtaaatgtaccacattttccatatccatacttctactgagggacatctatgttgtttccagcttctggctattatgcatagagcagcaatgaacacgGTTGAGCAAGCGTCGTATCCATActtctactgagggacatctatgttgtttccagcttctggctattatgcatagagcagcaatgaacacgGTTGAGCAAGCGTCTCTGTAGAGCCCTTTGGGTACacacccaagagtggtatacctggATCTTGAGGTACGTGGGTTCCAATCTTTCTGTGAAACCGCCCTATTTATTTCTATAGTGGCTATACAAATTTGCACTCCTCCCAACAATAGATGAGTGTTCCCCTTATTCCATATCCTTAGCAGCAGGAGCTATCAACTTACgctattgatcttagccatttgagaGGTGTAAGATGGactctcaaagtagttttgatttgcatttccctggaggctaaagatgttgaacatttctttaaatgtttcttggcCTCTATTGggaattcatttttaattggatatttgggttattatatatagtttcttgagttcttttttatactttggatattagtcctctcttgggatgtggagttggtgaagtCTTTTCCCATTCCATAGGGTACTGCTTTGTCCAAaagacagtgccctttgcctcaTGGAAgtgtttcagtttcatgagaccCCATTTATTAATTGACGACCTTAGTGCTTGTGCTAACGCTGTTCTGCTCAGAAAGCTGTCTTCTGTGCCAACGCATTCAAGGGTATCACCCACTTGCTCTTCTACTGGGCTCAGTATAACATTGTTTTAAAGAATAACTCCAATCACTTcgttttattctttcatttaatcATGATTAAATGAGAGAACTGAACGGACTATCTTCTCTACTAAACAGTAAAGCCTTGCTGCGAAGGCGCAATTCACTTTAAAACACTAGAAACTCCATGCAAATGTAACAGTACTGGGTACTTTTATTATACAGAATTTAATACCTTCAGCTGTAATGAGACTAAACTCACCACAGTGGACTGctttcaattttctcttctccctgGTTAACATATTATGGAACAAGAAACAATTCTGTGCACTAACAGTCTTTCCGTTAAAGGTGTCGGAGCCTGTAATAACACTCCACCTGAAGGAAGCAGCAGTCAGTCCCACTTGGATGTTTTTCTCCTCATGTACCGATGCCCCTCACTGTCAATGGCTTCATGGAggtcttttctgttctcttgtgTTGCGTGCAGATAACCAATGTAAGCCACACAAAGTGAAAGGGTTACCAATCCAAAAGCCATCACAGGTTTGTTctgccaaagaaagaaaagtatggaGTGTCAGTAAAACTAGTGATTTAAGGAGAGCACTTCCCTCTTGGCATGACAAGCCATGATTACCGCCCCAGCATTCTAACGGCGGCATTTTCAATCATTTGATTAGTCATAATCATTTATCCAATCAGCTTAACTGCCGAGTATTTACAGGAGATATAAGACTCTTGCTTCTCATCTCCAGCTTTCTCTCTGTGGCCTGGGCAACTTAGGCTTCCACCCCAGGAAGGCGAGAGGCCACTGCAGAGGGAGGCATAGGACTATTCTGGAGCTGTCACCTCTCTGAGCTGCAACTGCAACTTAGTTTACTTTATTAGAACCTGAGGAATGTGGTACACATGCTATTTCTCTTGCCCAGCACATAGACAACTGTCATAGAAACCTTTCGTAACTTATATAACGCACAGCAGTGACAACGTAGACCCTCTGCTTTGGGAACCTACACTATTCAAGAAATGTAGCAAATGAAACAGATACTACACTGTTTTAAGTACCCTGAAGTATTGCTGGGAGACTCGAAACTCTTAAAATCAAAGTGATATAGTGTAGAGAGCTCTTGGTGCCGCTTCAAGGATATTGACGAGAATATTtacattgggctaggacaaggatGTATGCTCAGgcaagaatttgacattgggcctCAACCCTTGCTAGGTCATGGTATCTAATGTATTATAATGGTatctaaatgtcttttttttctttagtcctCACTGGCTTCCtcgagaccctgttgactgacagAGCTAGCTTAGTTAATATAGCTTTGAATTAAAGGGATGGAAAGTTTCAAGACAAGTTTACTTGTCTACCTTTGAAATCcctgtaaatatataaatcagaCATGTCTACCTTTGTACATGTTTACACTCATCAAATTGGCTTTTTCTTGGATGATGCACATGCATGGTAGCAATACAAACAGTATAATAGCTTCTCCCTCCATGCCTCCTATATTAATCCCCCTTGCTCATGGAGGATACATTCCAAGaaccttagtaaatacctaaaacCATAGACGGTACCAGACCCTTATACAGCATGcactatcattttcttttcttttcttttctttctttctttctttatttatttatttggtttttcaagacagggtttctctgtgtagccctggctgtcctggaactcactgtgtagaccaggctggcctcgaactcaggaatctacctgcctctgcctcccaagtgctgggactaaaggcatgcgccaccacgcccggctgtagtTTTCTTGTAACACTTGTCCATGATAAGGTTTGATTTATAAACTAAGCAAAATGCACAAttgacaacaataataaaatagaacagtTATGACAATGTAAgtaattttatgttcttttcctctttggtcaaaacaaatattaatatttaggGGTCATGGCTGAGAGAGAGcctggaaagaaaaacacaactggAAAGTACTGtatcattatttttctcaaagcTTAGTCTCAAAATAAGTGTCATTTTTTTCACCTGCTTAAACATCTAAGAAAGGATACAAGCTCAGAGCAGTTTAAATTTCCCTCTATGAAACGTCTTTAACAACTGAAATTATATGACAGTCAAgggtttttaaatactttaacatCTTAAGTTGTTTagccttaaaataatttatagtcACAACTAATACTAAAATTCATGTCAAGTATGAAATAATTCaatatttatcatatttaaatttttatttcatttataagtagaatttatatttaaatataaaattcattaaatgaaatatattcacCAGTTTGCAACACCAATAGAAATAAATTACCTACTCCGTAACAGTATATAAAAGCATGTTTTGGAGTTTTCTATGTGAACGAgcatttaaaatttccttttaccttctaagacagggtctcaggttaTAGCCCTGTTTAATCTCCGGCCTTTTCTCCCAAGAGCCATGATTATAGGTAcatgccaccatgaccagcttaGGGGTCTTCTGAGTCGGCATAAAGTTTCCTCCCTATAAACCAAAGCTATGGGAAAGCAAACAAGCCTCCTGGATGCTTTTCTTACAGGTTTAATGAAGAGCTCAGGATTCACAGCTCGAAATAAGGTGGTTGTGTGTGTCCCTCGGAGGCCTGGGTTTTcaaagtttttctcttttaatggtTCTTTTTTAACTGTTGGAGGATCAGGTGCTGAAGACATCTTGATTACTGAAGATtactacctaaaaaaaaaaaaaaaagtttatttttcttctttgtactttttggggtttttttgggtttttttttttttttttttttttggtttttttcaagacagggtttctctgtatagccctggctgtcctggaactcactttgtggaccaggttggccttgaactcacggctttaatcccagcacttgggaggcagaggcaggtggatttctgagttcgaggccagcctggtccgcAAAGTGTACTTATTTTTGAATGAACTTCTCTTGAGTTTATTTGAGACAGCCTTGctatgcagcctaggctggcctggaactccccacCAGACCAagtcagccttgaactcacagagccccaggggtggtggtggggaacgaCAGCCCCAGCTGTTGTTCTTGTCTGttcttggttcttcttgaggcagcagaggaggaagagcatCAGTGGGGTTATGAGAATTTTGGGGTTGctgcataataataaaatatttacctgccttaagtctaagtcactttgctGAGGTAGCTAACCTGcctgtctgagttcctctgaggccagaagctaTCTAGCACCTCATCAtaaaacagcaggggattaagtgAAAAGATTTATGGCTGGTGCCCTTTTCTCTGGTGAATCAGCCAGAAGCCTCTCTGGATaagctggttaactctttgtgaaccagagaggaaggaaaagaattaagatgttgtatacaggcaaatatgcacacatacacattcaaacatTCATACATCCACACTCTGGCCAGACACGACTGTCTGTCACAGTCAGCTCCATagtattcatgcatgcttacacacataagtatataccctatatacaaacatacacgtttggatggatggatggatggatgatggatggatggatgcatggatggatggatggatggatggatggatggggaaaaGCTCCCCAAGCCAAACCAtttcttttggtttctctgtttattttctttatttctcttctctgttttttttttttttttaataccttctaagacaaaaagttctttagaaaataacctcaggggctcagcagttaagagcaccgactgctcttccagaggtcctgagttcaaatcccagcaaccacatggtgactcacaaccatctgtaatggaattcaGTGTCATCTTCTgatatatctgaagacagctacagtgtactcatttaaataaagaaatctttaaaagaagaagaagaagaagaagaagaagaaaaagaagaagaagaagaagaagaagaagaagaagaagaagaagaagaagaaggaaaataaccTCAGAggtaaaatgttacataaaatgggagttacagaaggatgttgatgttacgttcaaagcagtgtttcatcaTAGTATACACATTAAAAGTTCacagcaacctttttttttttttttttggtttttcgagacagggtttctctgtatagccctggctgtcctggaactcacttggtagaccaggctggcctcgaactcagaaatccgcctgcctctgcctcccgagtgctgggattaaaggcctgcgccaccaggcccggctcacaGCAACCATTTTTATATGGCCTTGCCTTATTGTAGTGCACACCGGTGACTTTATCCTTGGgtctaaatgtttttccttgaacacaaaattgtcccaagtctatttctattattattattattttcttatattatttatgaaagcccattgtatttcttattatgcagcctttactatTCTGAGAAGTGGGCACATTCTAtttttgattctaac containing:
- the Smim8 gene encoding small integral membrane protein 8, with translation MSSAPDPPTVKKEPLKEKNFENPGLRGTHTTTLFRAVNPELFIKPNKPVMAFGLVTLSLCVAYIGYLHATQENRKDLHEAIDSEGHRYMRRKTSKWD